Proteins co-encoded in one Natronorubrum daqingense genomic window:
- the hemB gene encoding porphobilinogen synthase has protein sequence MDLTHRPRRLRQDRVRGLVSETSLEPADLIAPVFVDATTEERVPIETMPGHERVPLREVVDRVEEVRETGVEAIMLFGIPESKDPDGTRAWAEDGVIQEATRRITAETDTYVVTDVCLCEYTDHGHCGPLEEPLRGDGERVDGGPACEPTLTVDNDATLEALDRIAVSHAEAGADMIAPSGMMDGMVGAIREGLDREGFEHVPIMSYAAKYQSAFYGPFRDAADGAPAFGNRRHYQMDPANAREAMREVRLDVEQGADVLMVKPALPYLDIVSDIRREFDHPVAAYNVSGEYAMLHAAAEKGWLDLEEVALESLLSIKRAGADLILTYFAEDVAESLPA, from the coding sequence ATGGATCTCACCCATCGCCCTCGCCGGCTCCGTCAGGACCGGGTCCGCGGGCTCGTCAGCGAGACGAGTCTCGAGCCCGCGGACCTCATCGCGCCGGTGTTCGTCGATGCGACGACCGAGGAGCGAGTCCCCATCGAGACGATGCCGGGGCACGAACGCGTTCCGCTTCGCGAGGTCGTCGACCGCGTCGAGGAAGTCCGCGAGACCGGCGTCGAGGCGATTATGCTGTTCGGAATTCCGGAATCGAAAGATCCCGACGGAACGCGCGCCTGGGCCGAAGACGGCGTCATCCAGGAAGCGACGCGTCGAATTACGGCCGAGACAGACACGTACGTCGTCACCGACGTCTGTCTCTGTGAGTACACCGACCACGGCCACTGCGGGCCACTCGAGGAGCCACTCCGGGGCGACGGCGAGCGCGTCGACGGCGGCCCGGCCTGCGAACCGACGCTGACGGTGGACAACGACGCCACGCTCGAGGCGCTCGACCGCATCGCCGTCTCCCACGCCGAGGCGGGGGCGGACATGATCGCTCCCAGCGGCATGATGGACGGGATGGTCGGGGCGATCCGGGAGGGGCTCGACCGCGAAGGGTTCGAGCACGTCCCAATTATGAGCTACGCGGCGAAGTATCAGAGCGCGTTCTACGGGCCGTTTCGCGACGCGGCCGACGGCGCACCGGCCTTCGGCAACCGTCGGCACTACCAGATGGATCCCGCGAACGCGCGCGAAGCCATGCGCGAGGTTCGACTCGACGTCGAGCAAGGCGCGGATGTGCTGATGGTCAAGCCCGCCTTGCCGTACCTCGACATCGTCTCGGATATTCGCCGGGAGTTCGATCACCCGGTCGCCGCGTACAACGTCTCCGGCGAGTACGCTATGCTCCACGCCGCGGCCGAGAAAGGCTGGCTCGACCTCGAGGAAGTCGCGCTCGAGTCGCTGCTCTCGATCAAACGGGCGGGTGCGGATCTGATTCTGACGTACTTCGCGGAGGACGTCGCCGAATCGCTCCCCGCGTAA
- a CDS encoding TrmB family transcriptional regulator has protein sequence MSDAEEAVSALYELGLTEYEARCFVALTRLSSGTAKEISQVADVPRSRVYDTIERLERRGLVNVQQTDPREYNAVEIDTACRRIREDYDSRINAAENALENLERPESKADEGMWAITQQEYVTERIVTFLDDAEEIVHYIAPATEMARQEIIEGLANAAERGASVYIEVPTEDDRDAFEIDDPNMTIVVSPDLQSTEEVYAEFPGQLLMTDNREIIATGLKQSDLPGVTNEMAVWSYGRDHGFAVWMRELLNDRLERVSSFDADS, from the coding sequence GTGTCCGACGCGGAGGAAGCCGTTTCCGCACTCTACGAACTCGGCCTTACGGAGTACGAAGCACGTTGCTTCGTCGCGCTCACTCGGCTCTCGAGTGGCACCGCAAAGGAAATCAGTCAGGTCGCGGACGTTCCCCGGTCGCGCGTGTACGACACGATCGAACGCCTCGAACGACGGGGTCTGGTCAACGTTCAACAGACCGATCCACGCGAGTACAACGCCGTCGAGATCGACACGGCCTGTCGTCGAATCCGCGAGGACTACGATTCGCGAATCAACGCTGCCGAAAACGCCCTCGAGAACCTCGAGCGCCCGGAGTCCAAAGCGGACGAAGGGATGTGGGCGATCACGCAACAAGAGTACGTGACCGAACGGATCGTCACGTTTCTGGACGACGCCGAGGAGATCGTTCACTACATCGCGCCGGCGACCGAGATGGCGCGTCAGGAAATCATCGAGGGCCTGGCAAACGCGGCTGAACGCGGGGCTTCCGTCTACATCGAAGTACCGACGGAAGACGATCGTGACGCGTTCGAGATCGACGACCCGAACATGACCATCGTCGTCTCGCCGGACCTTCAGTCCACGGAGGAAGTCTACGCCGAGTTTCCGGGCCAACTACTTATGACGGACAACCGGGAAATCATCGCAACGGGGCTCAAACAGAGCGACCTTCCCGGCGTGACCAACGAGATGGCCGTCTGGTCGTACGGTCGCGACCACGGCTTCGCCGTCTGGATGCGCGAACTCCTCAACGACAGACTCGAGCGCGTTTCTTCGTTCGACGCCGACTCGTAG
- a CDS encoding DUF6757 family protein, producing the protein MNCHYCDHEAAFAAESEGLKVGLCEEHFRERLQELAEADGLETLKEKVDVDRAE; encoded by the coding sequence ATGAACTGTCACTACTGTGACCACGAGGCCGCGTTCGCTGCGGAATCAGAGGGGCTCAAAGTCGGCCTCTGTGAGGAGCACTTCCGCGAACGGTTACAGGAGCTCGCCGAAGCCGACGGACTCGAGACGCTGAAAGAGAAAGTCGACGTCGACCGCGCGGAGTAA
- a CDS encoding ammonium transporter, whose product MIDPVLLEISAEEVESLATGVNLVWMLAATFLIFFMHAGFAMLEAGQVRSKNVANQLTKNMLTWAVGILVFFAIGMGISNNVGTILGGGSGSSALTQFGVDGGYDMAEILFSAVFAMTAATIVSGAVAGRAKLRAYVTYTFLLAAVIYPVVAAMVWYAPGADAPILADLGFADFAGGMVVHGVGGVAGLTAAWILGARMDKYNDDGSVNIIPGHSLTFAVLGTLILCFGWFGFNVGTAATVFNPESAADGVLELGDFGYVGSVAIVTALGMGLGALGASSVSLALNGKVDTLYVANGMLAGLVGVTGPTDLITPMGAIAIGFIAGAQLPIVFKLVDEKLKIDDVCAVFPVHGTAGMLGLILYPLWSLEGSAIGGGVISGGILSIEASAFAPQIIGVAVITIWTVVATAVVWGAFKAIGEARVTPDHERDGLDLAEHGVDTYPEFGGPDVATDGGYTDDKVIRTDGGEVNEENQSSSELRSDGGEPNDGELKLVTAIIRPDRLGAVKKGLAEIGAPSLTVTNVSGRGSQPAKKGQWRGEEYTVDLHQKVKIECVVADIPAGDVVDAIADAANTGEPGDGKIFVIPVEGAYQVRTGNSGQDAV is encoded by the coding sequence ATGATCGATCCCGTGCTCCTCGAAATTAGTGCCGAAGAGGTCGAGTCGCTCGCGACGGGGGTCAACCTCGTGTGGATGCTCGCCGCGACGTTCCTGATCTTCTTCATGCACGCCGGATTCGCGATGCTCGAGGCGGGACAGGTCCGCTCGAAGAACGTCGCGAACCAGTTGACGAAGAACATGCTAACTTGGGCGGTCGGAATTCTCGTGTTCTTCGCGATCGGAATGGGCATTTCGAACAACGTCGGGACGATACTCGGCGGTGGCAGCGGTTCCAGCGCGCTGACGCAGTTCGGCGTCGATGGCGGCTACGACATGGCCGAAATCCTGTTTAGCGCGGTGTTCGCGATGACCGCCGCGACGATCGTGTCTGGTGCAGTGGCGGGCCGCGCGAAATTGCGCGCCTACGTCACGTACACGTTCCTGCTCGCCGCAGTCATCTACCCGGTCGTCGCCGCGATGGTTTGGTACGCACCGGGCGCCGACGCGCCGATCCTCGCCGATCTCGGCTTCGCCGACTTCGCGGGAGGGATGGTCGTCCACGGCGTCGGCGGCGTCGCCGGGCTGACCGCAGCCTGGATTCTCGGCGCTCGCATGGACAAGTACAACGACGACGGCAGCGTCAACATTATCCCCGGTCACTCGCTGACGTTTGCCGTGCTGGGGACGCTGATCCTCTGTTTCGGCTGGTTCGGCTTCAACGTCGGGACGGCCGCGACGGTGTTTAATCCCGAATCGGCCGCCGATGGGGTCCTCGAGCTCGGTGACTTCGGATACGTCGGCAGTGTCGCGATCGTCACCGCCCTCGGGATGGGACTCGGTGCACTCGGTGCCTCGAGCGTTTCGCTGGCACTGAACGGGAAGGTCGATACGCTTTACGTCGCCAACGGCATGCTCGCCGGCCTCGTCGGCGTCACGGGTCCGACGGACCTCATCACCCCGATGGGTGCGATCGCGATCGGATTTATCGCCGGCGCACAGCTCCCGATCGTCTTCAAACTCGTCGACGAGAAACTCAAGATCGACGACGTCTGTGCAGTGTTCCCGGTCCACGGGACTGCAGGGATGCTCGGACTGATACTCTACCCACTCTGGTCGCTCGAGGGAAGCGCCATCGGTGGCGGCGTCATCTCCGGCGGCATTCTCTCGATCGAAGCGAGTGCGTTCGCACCACAGATCATCGGCGTTGCGGTCATTACGATCTGGACGGTTGTGGCAACTGCAGTCGTCTGGGGCGCCTTCAAGGCCATCGGTGAAGCTCGAGTCACGCCCGACCACGAACGCGACGGCCTCGACCTCGCCGAGCACGGCGTCGACACCTACCCAGAATTCGGTGGGCCAGACGTCGCGACCGACGGCGGCTACACCGATGACAAGGTCATCCGCACGGACGGTGGTGAGGTGAACGAAGAGAACCAATCCTCGTCAGAGCTTCGCTCTGACGGTGGCGAACCCAACGACGGCGAACTCAAACTGGTCACCGCGATCATCCGTCCGGATCGCCTCGGTGCGGTCAAGAAGGGCCTCGCCGAAATCGGCGCACCGTCGCTCACGGTCACGAACGTCTCCGGGCGCGGCTCTCAGCCCGCCAAGAAGGGCCAGTGGCGCGGCGAGGAGTACACGGTCGACCTCCACCAGAAGGTCAAAATCGAGTGCGTCGTCGCGGACATTCCGGCCGGCGACGTCGTCGACGCCATCGCGGACGCCGCGAACACCGGCGAGCCCGGCGACGGGAAAATTTTCGTCATCCCCGTCGAGGGCGCCTACCAGGTTCGGACCGGAAACAGCGGACAGGACGCCGTCTAA
- a CDS encoding 4Fe-4S dicluster domain-containing protein, producing the protein MAIDPQFHENREQVDEHEGHVVWGPVDEPEELGIHGTHVAVDFDLCIADGACLEDCPVDVFEWVDTPGHPESEEKADPAKEAQCIDCMLCVDVCPVDAIDVDAGRTA; encoded by the coding sequence ATGGCCATAGATCCACAGTTTCACGAGAATCGCGAGCAGGTCGACGAACACGAGGGCCACGTCGTCTGGGGACCGGTCGACGAACCCGAAGAACTCGGCATCCACGGCACCCACGTCGCGGTCGACTTCGACCTCTGTATCGCCGACGGCGCCTGTCTCGAGGACTGTCCCGTCGACGTCTTCGAGTGGGTCGACACCCCCGGTCACCCCGAAAGCGAGGAGAAGGCAGATCCGGCGAAGGAAGCCCAGTGTATCGATTGCATGCTCTGTGTCGACGTCTGTCCGGTCGACGCGATCGACGTCGACGCCGGCCGAACGGCCTGA